In Apus apus isolate bApuApu2 chromosome 5, bApuApu2.pri.cur, whole genome shotgun sequence, the following are encoded in one genomic region:
- the VCPKMT gene encoding protein N-lysine methyltransferase METTL21D: MAGFVRELERRAGPALRLEQRAAGGVGCVVWDAALVLAKFLETGACPLARRRVLELGAGTGAVGIMAATLGADVTVTDLQELQELLAVNIEHNKHLVTGSLRAKVLKWGEDVTEFQPPPDYILMADCIYYEESLEPLLKTLRDLTGPDTCVLCCYEQRTMGKNPEIERKYFELLQVDFELETIPLDKHDEEYRSEDIHILSIHRKPVNSPP, from the exons aTGGCGGGCTTCGTGCGGGAGCTGgagcggcgggcagggccggcgCTGCGGCTGGAGCAGCGGGCGGCCGGCGGGGTGGGCTGCGTGGTGTGGGACGCTGCCCTGGTGCTCGCCAAGTTCCTGGAGACCGGCGCCTGCCCGCTCGCCCGCCGACGCGTCCTGGAGCTGGGGGCCGGTACCGGTGCCGTGGGTATCATGGCGGCCACGCTGGG GGCCGACGTGACGGTGACggacctgcaggagctgcaggagctgctggcggTGAACATCGAGCACAACAAGCACCTGGTGACGGGGTCCCTCCGAGCCAAGGTACTGAAATG ggGTGAAGATGTAACAGAATTTCAGCCTCCCCCCGATTATATACTCATGGCTGATTGCATTTACTATGAGGAG TCGTTAGAGCCGTTGCTGAAGACGCTGAGGGACCTCACGGGCCCTGATACCTGTGTCTTGTGCTGTTATGAACAGAGGACTATGGGAAAGAATCCTGAAATCGAGAGGAAGTACTTTGAG CTGCTTCAGGTGGACTTTGAGCTGGAAACAATTCCCCTGGATAAGCACGATGAGGAGTATCGCAGCGAGGACATCCATATCCTGAGCATCCACAGGAAACCAGTG AATTCTCCACCGTGA